A stretch of DNA from Deltaproteobacteria bacterium:
GCGCTAAAAGGAACATTGATCTGACTTTTATTGTACACAACAACCGGGTCTATGGACTGACCACCGGCCAGTTCACACCCACCAGTCCCAGCGGCTTCAAAGGCCGTTCCACGCCTGGCGGCAGCGTTGAGGAGCCCTTGAATCCCATTGAACTCATGCTGTCAGCCGGCGCCACCTTTGTTGCCAGAGGGTACTCGGGCAGAATGAAGCATCTGCGGGCCATCCTCAAGGCCGCCATAAACCATACCGGCTTTGCCTTTGTCGATGTGCTGCAGCCCTGCTTCACCTTTTACAATACTTACGACTACTATAATGAACGGGTCTATGAACTGACAGAAGAACAACACAATCTGGCGGACAGGGAAGCTGCCTTTCGCAGAGCAAGAGAATGGGCCTATGATGAAGGTGAGCGCATTCCCCTCGGAATTTTTTTTCGCACCACCAGAGCAACATATGAACAGAGGCTTCTGGCTGGGAGACTGCCAGCTGACAGCAAACCAGGAGATGTCGGGCAGGTTTTGGCAAAACACGCCTGAACCTTCAGGCCGGGGACGGTTTTCCGAAAAAAGCCGCATGTGGCGGGGCGTACACTCCAGTGCGGATGGCCATGATAGAATGATGCGGCACCGAAGCGCTCACCGGGCATTTTTTTTCTTTGAAACAAAATTCATTTCGAGGCTACTAATATAGTAAAAGCAAAAAGTACCCCTTTTTCCCCTTTTCAAATCCTTTCTCGGTTACAGAGAAACTCCCTGGGCACGCCCCCCGCCCCTGGGAGTTTCTTTTTGTTTTTCTCTATCTCATCAAGAAGGTCACCTGTTGCAGGTAATTGAGAATGCACTCGCGACCCTGAAAAGAGGAGTATTCTATTTTCCTCTCAAAGGGTAATTATTTTCATAAAATGGTAAAGTTTTACATAAATGCGGCCATCAGACTGTATTGTTTTCTTGCCTATTTTCTAGCTAACCTCCCGTAAATAAAAGAATAATTGCAAAACATATTATCTTTTTATCTTGCGGCACTATTTTTGCTCTAAATCTGTGCGGTTAGAAAAATATCTCAAGTTCACAATAAGGAGGTTACGGGTGTGAGAAAGTTATTGTTAAGTACATTATTATTAATGGCCGTCTGCCTTGTCGCAACTGGCAGCGCTAATGCTACCTTCATTGTACCAAATGGCGGCTTTGAAGACGGAAATTTTACAGCCTGGGACGTGAGGGGAAAGCATGCCAATGTTGTTACCAAGGCAACTGCCTATGATGGCACTGAATATCTTCCCACAGAAGGCTCTTATTTTGCCAGTCTTACAGCTGACTCATTCATTCGGCAGGAAATCTCGTGGGAGAAAGGAGATGTCTTGAAGTTTTCCTGGGCATTCCTTGCTATGGATTTGCACAGGAAGTGGAGACGAAACGACAGAGCCATGCTGATAATTAAAGACAGCGAGAATAAAATACTCTACAAGCACAGGCTGGCTGACATTATACTTGTAGGTGACTATGGGGACACTGGCTGGCAAGATTTCACGTACCAATTCCCCGAAACTGGCAGCGGCAAGATTATTTTTCTCTCCAAGAACCACAAATGGGGCAAGCAATATAGATCAGTCCTCTTGCTCGACGACGTCCACGATCCTGTTCCTGAATCTGCGCCTGTACCAGAACCAACCACAATGCTCCTGGTTGGCACGGGCATGATCGGACTCGCAGGTTTGAGACGCCGACTGAACAGGTAGGCAAAGCATCGCCCGGTGATCAGGTTCTGAAACAATCAAACCAGTAGTGCGCTCAGCTCGGACTTCGCATTTCCGAGGCCATTCACACGTTCAGCATATATTTGCTTGATGAAGTCCGTATTTATTGCCACTGTTCCTGGCAATATTGGGCTGAACGTTATCGCATGAATTCACCCCTCAAGGGGGTGGAAGGCAAAGGCACCACTATGGCCCTGTCGACGAGGCCCAGTCAATCCTGACTGTCCAGAAAGTTAGCCTGGCAAGCCCCCGACAATTCACTGCCCCCCAAGGGCAGGGTGCTCCTCGCATGGTTGCAGTTTTCCAGGCCCAGCTGCATACCACAATCTGGGAAAATAAAATGGCTTTGGGTCAGGTGACAAACTCACTGAGGCGAAAGCGGTCCTGATTAACTATCCTAGAGAAAGCGATCTTTCATTCGCCGAAGGTATCGATCTTGTTCCGAGGCCAACTACAACTTCACAGGGCATAAAAGAGGCTGCTGTGGACCACTGCAAGGCTACCAGGAAATCAATGGCCTCCTGAGCCACAAGGGGCATTTGTTTGAGCATGGCAGTTGATCCTTGTCGACCACACAAAATATGTGTAAAGAAACTGACGCTGCTTGCAGCGCTGCCGACGCATCCTGGAGCTAAGCTCTCTGGGTTGATTTTGGTTTGACAGGCTCTGGATTCCATGTCAAAGTTAATTTTCAGGCCTGCGAGATCTTGCTGCAAGGTACTTTCAAAGACATTCTGGCAGGCTGACCTTTGCAGGAAAATACTGCTCACGAGGGCCAGAAAATATAACTTCTACAGACTCACAGTTTGCTGTCTAACGATTTGCCGACACAACAAGAAGATTTCTTATCTTAATATGCACTTCAGCGAATTGCGAAACACAGATCTTTTTGGCAGATTTTATCTGAAAACTGCCAACTCAAAGAAATATCTCGGCTACTATGAGGCTGTCGATGCTATCCGTTCTCTGGTTTACAGTGAACAATGGCTCCAGTGTGTTACAGGCTATTACATCAATGTGGCAGACGAAAACCAGGATGCCGTGCGCCTCAGCTACTTCACCCCGTCGCCGAAAATGGTTGACGAGGTAGTAAAACGTTTTGTTGCCTCTCACGGCCTGCAAATGGTCCGCCGGCCCGTACCAGCCCGAGCTGTTGTGGTCTCCAAAGCATACGGCGGCGAAGAACTGAGGTTCCGCAAGTATCTGGCCACTTACAGCCCTATTGGGCTGGATATAATGGCAGCGGACCTGCTGAACGCCCGCTGTCTGTTCGCCACCTTCCGCTGGCAGGTGATGCGAGCTAGAAAGCCCTACAAGCCCCATTTCCTGCGTACCTTCAAGAATCAGAGTATGTTCTATAACTCCCTGGCACCAGCAGAAAAAGAGCAGTTCTGGCTAGATCTGGCAAACTGGCCCAACCCCCCACAGGTAGACTGGGCCCATATGTTTGTCAACATGGTCCTCGCCGCCGACTGGAATACTCGCGAGGAGTGGCCGAAATTCTTCCAGCCGCAGCCGCCCCTGACAACAGCTGAGATAAATAAGAAAGTAAAAGAGCAGGGTTTCCAGATACCGCCAGGCTGGCATCCATGAAACGACCGGCCAAGTCACTTCGAGAGCACACCCTCAATTCGCCACTTTCAAAACAATTCCTTTTCAATGGCCAAATGTGAGACAATAGCTATGTAACAGTAATTGCCTCGGTGGTTTCCAGCCTGAATGCTGGGGGCTCTGCAAAAAACTGGGCCAGCCAATAGTCTGGCACAAACGGTCCTTTGGCAAACCAGGGGTTCTGCTCTCGAACTGTTTTCGCCCAGCGGGCTGCTGCACCGCCCAGGCGCTATCCTGTGGAGGATGTTCATGCTGACCATGCAGTTTGATCGCCGGATTCTTGCTACCCTGCCCTTCCCTGACGACGAAACAGTCAAGAGAATCGGCCACATTCTCTCCAGCATAGTCGAAGCAAGGGTGATGCCCTACTTCAAGAAAAGGAGGGGTACGGATTCCATTGTCATCGCCAGGCTCCTGGATCGTCTGACCATTCGTCGCTTCGAGGACGA
This window harbors:
- a CDS encoding PEP-CTERM sorting domain-containing protein translates to MDLHRKWRRNDRAMLIIKDSENKILYKHRLADIILVGDYGDTGWQDFTYQFPETGSGKIIFLSKNHKWGKQYRSVLLLDDVHDPVPESAPVPEPTTMLLVGTGMIGLAGLRRRLNR
- a CDS encoding 2-oxoacid:ferredoxin oxidoreductase subunit beta; its protein translation is MTTTRELGTYAVNTWCPGCGNFAILTAVKKVLAELAQEGLDLSKVVMASGIGCHAKIVDYVNVNSFYSIHGRVAPAISGIKLANPALTVIGHAGDGDAYGEGIEHLIFSAKRNIDLTFIVHNNRVYGLTTGQFTPTSPSGFKGRSTPGGSVEEPLNPIELMLSAGATFVARGYSGRMKHLRAILKAAINHTGFAFVDVLQPCFTFYNTYDYYNERVYELTEEQHNLADREAAFRRAREWAYDEGERIPLGIFFRTTRATYEQRLLAGRLPADSKPGDVGQVLAKHA